In the Triticum aestivum cultivar Chinese Spring chromosome 2B, IWGSC CS RefSeq v2.1, whole genome shotgun sequence genome, ACATGagaaaagataaaaagaaaaaaggaaaataaaaaatgcGGTTCACGACCTCCGAGAAGGTTTGCAAAACCGGAAAAATGGCTACGAAGTCGATGTTCCCGAAACCGGGAATGCCTGTTTGCAACCTTTTCTTAGTGAGTTGTTTtgaatgtttcaaaaaaaattgaaatccatgaatatttttatttgatgaactttttcaaatccgcGAGCTCTTGGCCCAGCCCAACACACACCCGGCGGGAGCGATGTCGTCACCTTATTGTGCCAAAGGCCTAagctttttcttttattttctattttctatttttcgtTTTTTGTTATTTTCGTTaattcacttttatctttttgaaTACCAAATTCAAGTTTTAAGTATCTGTATTAAATAATGATTTTATATAATTTGTTCTTTAAATATTTAGTAAATGATTTAAAAAAAGCATTAACAGTTTTCAATTTTATCTCCGTGTATTTATTACTTATGTTAAAAGTTCAAAATAACAATTTTAGTAAATGTTCTAACTAtgtttttaaatatatttttcctTCGAACCTGgaatggatgcctaccatgggttTTAAATAACAATTTTACTCTGTTTAAGAGCACGTTGTTTCTCGACATCTGTCAAATGATCCCAatttttttatttacttttatgacCATCTCAAGGCACCATGCAATGTTTTTTTGGTTTTCTACAACTTTTGCATCTTCTGGAGTTTTCTCGGTTAAAAAGGGTGATAAATGGACGGACGTGTCACATGAACATGATCTATTTTGGCATGCATGAAATGACCCAAACTTTTTCTAGTAGGTGGGGACGCCCATGGTAGACATCCATGTCAGGTATGACCGAATTTCCGACATCTTATGCAAGTTGTGTCACATCTGGCAATTTATCGGCCAGTTTTCAcagagaaaactccagaaaatgcaaggATTATGGAAAATTCAAACAACTTGGCATGATGCCTTGATTTGATCATAGAAGCTGTTGGATAAAATTTGAGGCTATTTTATGGATGACGAGAAACAATGTACCCTCAGACGGAGCCTTCTGGCCAACACGAACGCCCTCCATCAAACATGGTCTAGttttggatattcttgaaatgACTCCAACTTTTTCAAGCAGATGGGCATGATCATGCTAGTTATCCATAATAGGTTTGAACGATTTCtaacaccatatgcaagttgcaACACGCACGCCCATTTATCGGTCTTTTTTGACCGAGAAAACTCTAAAAAATGCAAAATTTATCGAAAACAAAAACAACTTGACATGTTGCCTTGAACTGATCATACAATGATATGAAAAAAATTGGGGTCATTTCAAGAATGTCGGGAAATAGCGTTCTCTCACACGAAGCCTTCATGCCTACCTGAACACCCTCAGTTGATCatggtctatgtttggacatccttCAAATCAACCCAACTTTTGCAAACAAGTGGGCATGCCCACGGTAGGCATCCATGTCGGGCTTGAACATTTTTttacaccgtatgcaagttgcgacacgtccgaCCATTTATTGATCTTTTTTGACTGAGAAATCTTTAAAAAATGCAAAATTTGTCGAAAACCAAAACAACTTAACACAGagccttgaaactgtcatacaAGGCCATGGAAAAAAATGAGACCATTTCAAGGATGTCGAAAAACAACATGCTCTCGGACAGTGCCTTCTGGCCGAACACCCTCTGTTGAACATGTTGTCCTTTTGGACATTCATGAAATGATCCCAACTTCTGCCagatgggcatgcccatggtaggcatgcatgtcagggttgaaggaaaaaatttaaatttaaatttaaatagGTACTTAAAACTATTATTTTAATTTCCCTTTTTTCACGCGAGACAGTGAACCAGCCCAGTCAGGCGGCCTCCTGTGAATAAAGTAtttaatttgtgaactttttttttcaaattcgtgaacttcttttctaatcgatgaacttttttcaattttgtcaAAAAATCGTGAACTTGTTTTctaatggatgaacttttttcaattttgtcaAAAAGTCATAAAGGTTATTTTCCTTTCTCTAACCATAAACTACTGTCTAGTTGGTCGCCCCAAGTTTTTTTAAAAGATTTATTATTTGAGAGGCCGATAGATCGAGTCTTCGGAAGTGCGAATAAAACGCATTACTTTGTCTTGGGAGATCAGATTGATGGGCTGATGGACTGGTCTTGCGCTTCGGCCTAGTGGTTCTTATACAGTTTGTGCTATTTTTATCACAAAAGGGAAGCGTAGTGGAGCGGTAAACCCGTGTAGTCTTGAGGATGAGGTGACTAGTTTGATACCTCGTGCGATCCAAATCTTTTTCTGCGGGCCGCTGCTCCGCAGAGCGAGCTGCTGCTTCTATCCGTAATCGGGCCGCAAAGGCCCAGGTCCAGTCGAAGCGCTATGCCCCCCAACCCCACCTACCCCGCTGTTCGTTTTCTATTCCTCGTTCCGTGATGCGCCGCCATTACTTCGTCCGCGATgtcccgccgccgtcctccgtccCGCCGCGAGGAAGATTGGCCGCCCTTTTTTGCTTCCTTTTCTTGGCCGGCCACTCCCCCTTCTGTTCTATCCTCTGGCGCGCCCTTTCGCTGGCTGGCTGTGGTGGATGGCCCCCAGATGCTATGGAATCCTCTCCCCACCTCCCTTGGCGGTACGTACGTGCTGCCGTCTGTTTTCTTCTCTCGCTTCCGCCTGCGTGTTTGATCCACTGGTGTGGTTGCAGTTTACGCAGCAACTGCTAATTTTTTTAGGTAGAACGTGTGTACAAGAAGTAGATTTTGGTGATTGAATTTTGTGGTGTTTTGATTTCAGAGTTTATCTCGCCGCAGTCATGGTGTACCTAAGAAGATCTCCTCCAAGGTACAGCCTCTTTATGATGCTCACCCTAGGAACATGCTATCGAGACATTCAGCACCTGTCTCACCTCCCAGATCGCATGTTCGTATTCGTGGACATCTCTCTGCGCACCGTACAAATATCTGTGTGATTTTGCTGATAACTGTAGTCTCGAGGCGGTAAAGCGTTAATTGATTATGTTTTTGGTTATCATGGCATGAGTGATGCCATCACCGAGATGGTTGAACGCTGAAAAATTAACATCATGAGTAATGCGACGGTTCTCAACAAGGGGGGTATAGAGGTATAGCAAGTGGCGGGCCCAGTTGTGCGGGGGCTCGTCTATACGCATAATCACAGCCATTGATGTGTTAAGGGCGGTGTACCAAAGCGGAAGTGAATTTGTAAATAAAAAAGCTAACACAAGCAACTATAATTTTGTTTGACAATTGTAGAGAGACAATTTTATACAGTAAACGAAGTCTTGTAAGAACATAATCATTGCAATGAAAAACTGTTTTTAGGACAATATGTAATTATAAAGAAGTGTATGCAACGCGCCTCAAATGTATCGACATACTTTGAGAGTTTCTAGCAATGTAAAATAGTGTGTTTGACAAGTCAAGAATCGGCACTAACAAAGTTCAGTTTTACTGGAAATAAGAATGACAATAAGTGTTAAATTGAGAAAATTTAAAGAGTAAACGTGCGTGCAAGGATTTGCCAAAAGAATGCACTATTTAGAGCGTAATTGGTTTTGATGCCAACACTTAGAGCGTAATTGGTTTGATGTCAACCAACAAATGCTCGGGTCACTCCGCTGGTTCTGCTTATCATACATGCATGCCCCGAATAAGTATTTGAAAAGGCACTTTTATTATCTTTGTAATGTCACACATGAAGAAGATACATGCAGAAGGATTACTACCAAGTGCATGTGTAACAAGCCACGATTGCTGAGTAACGCATTTTTTTCGAACCACTGTGCATCCTTATTTCGAGCAGCAGCACCGCCACCAATTGGAGGCCTGCTGCTAGCAGTACAATCCGCCTTAAATGGTCGGCTCGCCGATCACTACTGTGTATCACTGGTCAGTTTTTCGGATGCAGTTTCTGGAGCAGCGGCAGCAGATCGTGCTTGGCGAACTCGGCGATGCGGTCGACGTCCGGGATGACCTCCTTGGCGGCGTCGAGCGCGGCAAAGCGCTCCGCCCAGGCCGCCAGCAACGGGGTCCGGGCGGCGTCCAGGAGGTTCACGCCGGCCACCGCGTGGAACGCGCGTATCCACGCGACGAACCCGCCAAGCGCGATGTCCACGTACCCCGGGCCGTCGCCGCCGAAGAAGGCCTTGCCCTTGGAGCACTCGCCGAACGCGCCCTCCATCTTCTGCAGCGCTGCCACCGCGGcttccgtcgccgccgccctctcctcgtCCGTCATCCCCACGAACGCCTTGATCCACGAGGCAAAGAACTGCACGCCCAAACGCACGCAAGGATCTATGATTAAGTAGCTGAAAGGTGTCGGTGTTCATCTGCAATTCTGCTGCATTCTTACCTGGTCGTCGGCATAGGCGGCCCAGAAGCGCGCGACGGCGCGGTCATGGGGGTCGGCGGGGAGGAGGGCGGGGCCGGAACGGGGGAAGGCCTCGTCGAGGTACTGCACGATGAGCATGGACTCGCAGACGGGCTTGCCGGCATGGAGGAGCACGGGGACCTTGGTGTGCACGGGGTTGGAGGCGAGGAGGAGGTCGCTCTTGTTGGTGAGGTCCTCCTCGGCGTACTCGTAGCCGGTGAGCCCCTTGAGGTGCAGCGCGACCTGCACCCGGTGCACGAACGGGCTCACCCAGGCCCCCAGCAGCTTGAGCTCGTCACTCCCTCCTCCCGCTGCTCCCGCCGCCATGTCGTCGGACGAATTGATTTCTCGCGTGCTCTCCGGCCGATGGCTGAGCTTTTTGTTCTGCGCTCTGAGGGAGGGACGGCACAGCACACGATCTATGTAGATAAGGTGATAAGGTGATTCTAGTGGCCGTTACAATGCGTATGTACCCTGCGACGTAGACGGCCGCTATGAGCATGGCGGCACCCGGTCCCAGTACAACGATGGGAAATATTCGCGTGGGCGCCTAGGCGTTGGACGGTGAATAGATAGCCGTCACACTAACTCCTTCGTCTACCAGCCTATGACCAGACAGCGCCCTTGATTGCGAACGAACGGTCCAGTTGGTAGTCTAACAAACTTCTGTGTAGTGTATTTTGTCGCCGTCCGGGCAGAAATATCTGGCACAGCCTTTTACATTTTTTATACTCCCttcatttcaaaatatagtgcttTTTTTATTTTCGtgtttcaactttgaccataaatttaaccaacaagaccgactgtggcgggagcaaaagttataccggtgaattcgtattcaaaagaagttttcaattatataatttttttctcccaccgcagttggtctcgtttgttaaatttatggtcaaagttgaacctcgggAAGCGCGGACACACTATATttcgaaatggagggagtacatttttagAAAGTTATGAACCATTCATAATCAGTACAGAGAATACTGGAGATAATAAAAATTACAATCCACCCATCAATGACTATAAAGATTAGAGTAAGTCCAAGGCTAGCAGCCGTAATCACCTCTCTCTCACTGAAGCCGCGCAAACCATCGCGCTAAGGCAGTAAGGCCCCATGAGACCAGCGCACCAGGGCAAAAACTATGCCGATGAAGAGAGTCATAAATCGACAGGATCAAATCTGTATACACACAAACGAAGACAATGAAAGCTGGACCCAAACAGATCCATCAAAAGCCAGCACCGACCGACCGAATCCCATGAGACTTGACAAAGACACACCACCATGCGCCCTACAAGGACTCTAGACGCACCAAGTGCGGGGATCGGATGTGAGAGGCACTATTCCTACTCTCAGAAGAGGAGGTGAGAGCGGCGGAGTTCCAAATGGAACACAACAAAGCTCCAGGCCTTGATGGTTTCCCCCAAGAATTCTATCAGAATTTTTGGGATATCATCAAGGCTGACCTTTTGGAGTTGTTCATTTGTCTTCATGCCGATCGACTCGACCTATTCAGGCTAAATTTTGGCGAGATTGTTTTGTTACCGAAGATTAAGGAGGCCGAACGGATACAACAGTTTAAacccatatgcctccttaatgtGAGCTTCAAGATTTCCACCAAAGTAGCTACAAATATGTTAAACTTGATAGCTGACCATGTTGTCCGGCCATCTCAAACGGCTTTCATGCAAGAAAGGAATATACTAGATGGTGTAGTAATCCTGCATGAGACCGTCCATGAGATGCACCGAAAAAACATGAGTGAAGTGGTattcaaaattgactttgaaaaggccTATGACAAGGTCAAGTGGTCTTTCCTCGAACATGCCCTAAGGATGAAAGGTTTCTCTGACAAATGGCACCAATTGATCCAAAATTTTGTAACTGGAGGGAGTGCGaccatcaaagtcaatgatgatgtagggCAATACTTTCAGACAAAAAAGGACTGCGACAGGGTGACGCCAtgtccccaatgttatttaacattgttgctgatatgttggctattctgattgagcGCGCCAAGCAGGACAGCCGAATTGCAGGAGTAGTGCCTcaccttgtggatggtggcctGTCTATTATGCAATATGCCGATGACATaattctttttatggaacatgacctggaCAAGACTCGAAATCTGAAACTTCAGCGTTTGAGCAAATGTCGGGTCTCAAAATCAACTTCCATataagtgaattgttctgctttggacaAGCCGTTGAGGCGGCGACCGACTATGCTGACCTGTTTGGTTGTGCACATGGCCAATTCCCGATTAAATATCTGGGAATACCGGTTCATTATCGGCGTCTCACTATTGCGGAGTGGAAGCTTGTGGAGGAGCGTCTAGAGAAACAGTTGAGCAGTTGGAAAGGAAAGTTGCTCCCAGTTGGAGAACGACTGGTTTTGATTAAATccgtcctcacaaatatggttctctatatgctttatTTCTTCCAACTTCCAAAAGGGGTCTTGCAAAGACTGGACTATTTTAGAttcagattcttttggcaaggagatggtgaaaataaaaaaatacagactggccaaatggagcgtggtttgtaggccgaaagaccaaggtggcctcggaattcatgacctgcaggtcaagaatgaggccctgcttagtaaatggttgtttaaacttcttactgaggatggtgtttggcaaaccatgttgCGCAACAAGTATCTAGACCAAAAGGCGGTGTCTCAGACATATTGGAAACCTGGTGACTCGCACTTTTGGGCTGGCCAAATGGCAGCAAAGAAGCATatctttcgctttgggtctttcgcgataaaggacggGTCAGAGATTCATTTCTGGAAGACATTCTGGCTAAGCAATGCCAGTCTCAGAGAACAGTATCCAGCCTTATATAATATTGCTCgcgataagaataatactattgcgcaagTGCTCAGTTCATCCCGTTGAATATTTCGTttaggcgggatttgattggccctCGACTTGTGTCATGGAATAATCTTTTATCCCGGCTGGATTTGATTAACCCGACACAAGGCCGGGATGCGTTTCATTGGAATCTTACTACATCAGGGTCTTTCTCAGTAGACTCCATGTATCATGCGCTCACGCATTCTGAGGTACCAGTCagtaataacaagaaaatttggaaGTCCAAGATTCCAATAAAAGTGAAAATGTTCATGTGATATCTTTGTAGGGGAGTTGTGTTAACCAAAGACAACCTCCCACGGCGCAACTGGccagggagtaagaagtgttgtttttgtactcataaggcccttcccagtgctccacggtggataggtgctaagcatgccacataagcGAAAAAATGACATGGCACAACAATTAAGGAGGAGAgtgagcactttggtgaccccaggaagaaccaatgccaagcgcgtgaacctaggcaaaccacttaaatgaaaCAACTTGACCAATGGATGAAAGACTTTAGGTGCTCACTCATTAAATATAGTGTGCTTAgcaacaacaagttaagcacctatgcattggggagttgagttgctaaggtatttaatgcacttagcgcctcatctaagcacctttgcattggaagaggtctaACGAGACAATCGAACACCTCTTTTTTCAATGCAAGTTAGCATGTTCTACGTGGTCAGTCACCCAagtagcgtcaaatttgtatccgcccacaagtgttgccaatatattTGATCATTGGTTGAACGGTATTCCAAATAAGTTCAAAatgctaataagggtgggagcatatgccttaatttggtcgctctggctatgtagaaatgatttggtttttaatgatAAAAATGCTTCTCCTCTACAAGTTATCTTCCGGTGTACACACTCTCTACGTATGCGGTCTATACTACAACGACCAGAGTACCAGCCGCAATTCAATgcggtgtgtacgcggttggagcaAGTGGCTATGGAGATTTTTCCCCAAACATGGATGGTAGCATAACCTACGGATCAATCGACCACCTCCTTCGatataggcatagtgtcggtctataggactctactgttACTGATTTATCTATTTTTATTTCATGCTTTTTATTAGACATTTgaatttggctgtgtgcatcctattTATGCAGAGGCTGGAAAATAATAAAatcaccctttatcgaaaaaacaTACCCCAACCAGCCCAAGGGTATCTCTCTTTTGGGGGAAAATACAACCTTAACCAAGACTAGATCAGGATCGCGCCCTGGCACGAGGGTGCCGGTCAAAGTGTTTTGCCGAAGCACGTAATACTATGTCAGTAGGAAATCAGGTATAGCATTTGCACTTATATAGAATCAAACTCAGTGCGTTCATGCGACCACGGTCGTGACCCAGTGTCGTGACCCAGTGTGTATAAATCTTGTACATCCAGAGAAAATTACAACACTCGTGTATAAATCTTGTACATTCAAAGAAAATTACAACACTCTTTTAGGACTAATCACAAACAGTAGAGATATATGCTAAAAACATGGTAAGTTGAGGATACTAAGTCAATAGGGTAATTAATTTTGCAAGCACATCACAAAATTTGTTTCAAAAAGCCAGATTGGCAGTGCCAGATAAGACAACTGGTTTGCATCAAGTTCAGTCAGGAACCATGCATCATCTACAACATAATATAATTAAAATAGTTTTTTTTACCTATAGTCCATTTCCTTATTTATAAGAGATACACAGAGCAAATAGTCCCATATCTTCAGTTGCGCGACAAAATTAAAAGAAGATTCATGTACATATCATAACTAAGATTCTCCAAATACCATCTCTTGGTCATGAAATATATTCTTAAGTTGCACACCAATAGTTGCCATTCCAGGATAATATCAAATCCAGTCTTCCACATACCCTTTGTCCAAGACCAAAAGAAGTGCACAAATGGTGAGCGTTATAAGGAATTGTTCTTGGGTTTGTACAAAGCATACTAACCCCATTAAAATTACGTGCATGGAGGCGAGATGCAAGTACGATAATTAACCAACTCAACTGCGTTAATCCTCAAATTAAAATTCCAGAAAGAACTTGATCTTTAAATCTACTTCATCAATGCCACATCTTCTACATGGTTTCTCATCTACTGGTTGTGAGTAGAAAATATAGCATTAAACCTAGACCCATCCTCTGATTATGTACGTGTCACGCCAGATTACTACACTTGGAACCTTTATATATATATGGGGATAGAATGGAGAGGGTAGGAAGGGAGCAGAGATGGAGGTACCTAGAGGCATTCTAGGAAATATTttccatgatatagatcacgaacAACATCCTTTCACGCGACCACAACAAGATGATCTGAAATAAGGTGGTAAGCGGATTAAGCAACAATCTTATTTTGGAGAATAGCTTATTTACCAGTTATCACACGTAGTTGAGGCACTGCCATGGAGCTGTCAAGTTCTTATGAGGAAACCTTTTATAAACTCCAATGTATTGAAGGGTTATTAACTAAAAGCACACACAAAATACAAATTTTATGATTCCTGGATATAACTCGCATCTTCTGGATCAAAAACCATTAACAAACATTTTGGATCAATTTCTGCATAGTGTAACCACATGAAATCTCAATAACTGTGAAAATTGCGGAGTGGCGCATGTTTCAGAAAAATGATAAGAGGTTCCCTAATCCCTACCACAACGTGATGAAGCTTTAAAACTACGTATACCAAGATTTTCACTGGACCATTCAAGACTTGGACAAAAGATACAAAAGTTGCATCTAACTTGTATTTATACCGACGACATCAACCTGCCCGCCTGCATGAAACAGAGGCCAGGCAGGCTGGGCAAGCGCACCTGCAAGCACCAGAACCGACTGCGCAACACCTTTATACGCTAACATGCTATCATAATTGTAATCTGCAACAACAAACCCATATATCCCTTGTAAAAATGGGGTTGACACCGCACCACATCATCCCTAGTAAGAACATCAATCTCCACCCCTCCAAGCAGACAACCATCGGATGCCACCTCTCAAACATAAGAATGAAATGGCAATCGACAATAGCTCGCAACAGCCTCAAGCAGAGGCACACAGAAAGAACTGATAATAAACATGCCTGTAATAATTAATTATTAAGGAGCAACCGGAAAGTACCAACGCAGACCATACAAAGGGAAGAACACAAAAGCCTATGAAATAAATAGTAATAAACACAACTAAATAGCAAGCAATAGGAAACAAGGCAAGGCACGACTTACCCTATGAACCAAGCAGCAGCTCCACCAGTAAGTAGTTTCCAACAACAAAGTGGAACCCAAGAACTCAGTTGTAACTGAAACAAGCTGCCAAACAGAAAGTAAGGACCATGAAAGAAAGCAAGGCAAATTAATAAACAGAGAACCATATGTAGAAGCAATGAAGTCTGTAATTGAGAAGTGCAGATAATCACTAAAGCAGAGAACTAACATAACATAATAGCTGAAGGTGGCAAGCAAAAACAAGCAGACCAGATGAGCATAGCAAGCATGAAAAGCATTCAGGAGCAGTTGGTCAACATGCAAAGACACAGAATGAAAGCCTAAAGCATGGACACCAGATAACCGAATCTCACAGCAAGAAGCTAACAACAGACACCCCCTATCAGAAGGCACCCTCATTAGCAGAACAGTAAACACATCAAGCACACAATCTCAAATTCTTTTTGTAACCAACCATGCCAAGTTGCCAACCATCATGGACAACATCTTAACAGCCCAGCGGAGCTCAAATCCAACACTCTCTTCCTAACCAAACATCCACCCCTTAAGACAAGGCAGACCAAATCAATCGACAGAGGCCAATTAACAGACCAAACCCTTTATTTTTTCACACGTCACCTGACAAATGATAATGTCACCAAACCAGTCCAAAAGGCGCATACCCTGTTACATCGACCTCTTCTAAAAATCTCACTACAATCGTATAGAGAGAATCCCGGCCCTAGCAAGATCCAGACAACTAAGAAAAAAAAACACCTGTCATGCACAAGCAAACAAAGGAGGCACAATCGAGAACTACTAAAATCTAACCGGAGGACACCACCATTCGTCTCCATCAACATAAAGAGACAAATGTGAACTACCAAAATCGAGGACCCAACCAATACAAGAAGAAACCAAACAAATTCACTGATTTGCCACCGTCCACACCCATATGATCAACGGACACACCATACCGAGCAATACACATAGACAAAAAGAAACATAAAAACAGAGATAAGGAAAACGAGACGTCGACTCGTAGTTTCCTGATGAAAACGCGAAGACCAGCACAAATCGACCAGCGGCACAGCAAATCTAGGCCAAGTGAGGAGGAGAACAACGGACCTGCAAGTAATAGACACCCAAGATCCAAAACTGGCCAACCATGACAATTCAAACACAGAGAAGAGGAAAGAACCGAGAGGAGAACCACCTTAGCAGATGTCACCCCAGCGCGCCGCCATCGGAGCCCCTCGGCGACCAACCCAGCGACGACTCATGGACCAGGGAGCAGGACTACAGAGAGGATTGAGCAACAAAAcgaaaggaggaggggaggagaagAGGCAGGCGACGACGCAGGATAAGGGAGACGACGAACTGCTATCTTTATAACcaacaagagaacagaaatgttcCACTTTCATAAAGCTGAGAATTTTAAAAATGTATAGAAAATGCATAAATGGTGCATGGGATTTGAGCAAAATATACAACGATACAGAAAATCTATTCGGTGGCAGCCATGTGGACCGAGGAAGTAACTAAGGGACCAATTGAACCAAAAACAAACTAAGTAACCAAAATATCATATCAAGATGCTAACAGTACATCAGTGAAATCATTACATAAGACAATTATAAATACTGGAAGCGAGTCTGTCTAGCATAATAAAGTTCAACCTACTTTTAACCAGATTAAATCAAGGACCAACAACAAACAATAAATATCAAGAACAAATTATATGGAATAAAGATAAGAGAGAGAAGAAATCTGTATACAAGACGGTTATAAACACTGGAGCATAAATAAGCGAcacctttaaatacaaataaaGGGGTTCATTGCATGGTGGGCTCAGATTCACCTTTCCTTGATCACATAACCTACTCccgtcatctcttatcaccagatcaatctgtttatacaATGGAGCTGCCCTGGTTACCTCTCAACAAGAGTGGCCATCCAAGGACAGAACAATAAGTATCACCTGATCAAAAAGGATTCgagagacaagagggaggatccaactCGATACCCACAGGTGCCTCGATTGCTCAAATGCACACTTATTTCAGTCACGgttaatcatcatcgccctagaAAGAATGGCCTCCCTCACCTCATCGACGCACGGACTAACCAGGAGCCAGCACACACATGGGCTCAGATTCGCCTTTGCTTGATCATGACCCTTCCCCTAGTGTCTCCATCGCCAGATCAATGTGTTCTCACAAGGGTGaaactgccctggttatcactcatcaCAAATGACCATCCAAGGGTAGAGCCACTAAAATAAGCACATGATCAAAATGGCTTAAAGAAACAAGGGGAGATCGAACTTATTACCCACAAGTGC is a window encoding:
- the LOC123042365 gene encoding uncharacterized protein — protein: MRRHYFVRDVPPPSSVPPRGRLAALFCFLFLAGHSPFCSILWRALSLAGCGGWPPDAMESSPHLPWRVYLAAVMVYLRRSPPRYSLFMMLTLGTCYRDIQHLSHLPDRMFVFVDISLRTVQISV